The region TCTGCCCCGCCCCCGGCGCCTTGGCGAAGCCGCGGATCGCGTCGAACTTCCCCGAGCCCTTGAGGGCCGCCCCGAGCGCGTACGTTCTGGCCATCTTCTGGTCGTACGTCAGTGCCGTCTCGACGGCCGGCGCGTCGGACGCGGCGGGGAGACCGTCGGTACGCGCCGCGGAGTCCCCGGAACCCTGGACGTCCTGGCCCGAGCCGAGCGCGGTCTGCGTCCGCACGCCCCCGTCGTCGTCCTGACCCTGGGTGACCTGTCCGGCCACGACGACCGCCAGCACGGTGGTGACGGCGGCAGCCGCGATCCCGGTGAACGCCCGCCCCTTGCCGCTCCTGCCCTTGCCCGCCACCTCGGCGGGCGGGATGGGCGTGTCGGCCGGATGCGATGTCCGGGCGCGGGGTGTGGGGAGGCCGCCACCCGTGAAGGAACCGCCGGCCGTGCCGGCTTCCTCGAAGGCATCGACGTACGCCTGCCGGGGGCCGGAACCGTTCGTGGGTGCGGGCGCGGGACGCTGACGCGGTATGGCCGGGCCCGCCCCGGCACGCGTGCCGAACTCGCCCCAGCCGCCGCCGGATTCACGCTGCTCGGGATGTCCGCCTCCCCGGACACGGGGGAAGCCGTGCGCGGGGGTGCCGTCCGCGGGACGCTGCGTCCCGTGCGCGGGGGCGCCCTCGGAAAGGCGCGGGAAGCCATGAGCGGGAGTGCCGTCGGGAACCGGGAAACGGGGCATCCCGTGAGCCGGAGTACCGTCGGCGAACCGCGGTCCCCCTTGCCCCTGTCGTCCCTGACTCTGCCCCTGAACCTGCCCTTGACCCTGCCCCTGTTGAGGTTTCTGACCCTGTTGACCCACGGGGGTGTTCGCCGTGTCGCCCGTACTCGCGCTGCCGCCTGTTCGCCCACGGCGGCTGTGACGTCCCACCTCGCGTCTCAGCTCCCCGCATTCGCGGCGTCGACCCTGCTGCCGACCGTCCTCGCTGCCACAGTACCGGCATCCGCCGGCAACTCACCTGCGTCATCGAGCAGTTCACGGAACGCCGAGGCCACCGTCTCCGGGTACTCCATCATCGCCACATGTCCGGCGTCCGGCAGCGAGAGCAGCCGCGAGTCGCGGAAGGCACGCGCCGCGCGCTGGGCCATGCGGTAGGAGACGAGCTGGTCCCGGCCGCCGTAGACGAGAAGCGTCGGGGCGAGCACGCGCTCGGCCTGACGCCACAGCCCGTGCTGACCGCCCAGCGTGTACGCGTTCACGACCCCGCGCGCGGAACGCGCCAGCGCATCCCAGAAGTACGGCAGTTGGAGCCGTCTCTCCATCTCCTCGACCGCGTTGCGGAATCC is a window of Streptomyces sp. B21-083 DNA encoding:
- a CDS encoding DUF3152 domain-containing protein, whose translation is MPRFPVPDGTPAHGFPRLSEGAPAHGTQRPADGTPAHGFPRVRGGGHPEQRESGGGWGEFGTRAGAGPAIPRQRPAPAPTNGSGPRQAYVDAFEEAGTAGGSFTGGGLPTPRARTSHPADTPIPPAEVAGKGRSGKGRAFTGIAAAAVTTVLAVVVAGQVTQGQDDDGGVRTQTALGSGQDVQGSGDSAARTDGLPAASDAPAVETALTYDQKMARTYALGAALKGSGKFDAIRGFAKAPGAGQKYTYRVDVEQGLGLDGQLFAQAVQKTLNDKRSWAHSGGRTFERISSGKPDFVITLASPGTTAFWCEKSGLDTTEDNVSCDSAATDRVMINAYRWAQGSVTYGDKIYAYRQMLINHEVGHRLGYGHVTCDKDGDLAPVMQQQTKFLNHDGIHCRANPWPYPGS